The Cucurbita pepo subsp. pepo cultivar mu-cu-16 unplaced genomic scaffold, ASM280686v2 Cp4.1_scaffold002166, whole genome shotgun sequence genome contains the following window.
NNNNNNNNNNNNNNNNNNNNNNNNNNNNNNNNNNNNNNNNNNNNNNNNNNNNNNNNNNNNNNNNNNNNNNNNNNNNNNNNNNNNNNNNNNNNNNNNNNNNNNNNNNNNNNNNNNNNNNNNNNNNNNNNNNNNNNNNNNNNNNNNNNNNNNNNNNNNNNNNNNNNNNNNNNNNNNNNNNNNNNNNNNNNNNNNNNNNNNNNNNNNNNNNNNNNNNNNNNtatataataaacaaattaagaaaatagaaagggGCATTATTGGACGGAacctaaataatttaatatacagataataaataaatcatcgccttttttttattctaatccTCGTCTTCCCCACTAACTCAAGCGAACTCGCTGGCGCGGAAATGTCCGACGCTCTTTCAGCCCTCCGCCTCCCATGGAAGGTGAAGATGATGTTGACTGCCATTGCCGTCGGCACCGACATCTGCTGTCGTTCAGATGTCTCGGTTAATCGATTTCTCGCTAACCTCATGGATTTCAAGTCTCCTCCACTGAAGAAACCGAAGAATGGCGTCAAAAGCTTCGATGTCACTGTCGATGCTTCTCGAAACCTCTGGTTCCGTCTCTACGCTCCGACCTCTGAATCAACGTCCGAATCGCTACCGTTGATTGTCTATTTCCACGGCGGCGGATTCGTGTATATGGCTCCTGATTCCAAACTTCTCGACGATTTCTGCCAGTCGCTTGCTCGAGAAATCCATGCCGTAGTCATCTCTGTGAACTACCGCCTCGCTCCGGAGCATCGCTGTCCTTGCCAGTACGAAGATGGCTTCGATGTTCTGAAATTCATCGACGGTGACGGTTCTTCGTTTGAGGGATTACCGGCGAACGTAGATCTGAAACGGTGCTTCGTTGCAGGCGACAGCGCTGGTGGAAACATCGCTCATCACATGATTTTGAAATCTGGAGATCACGAATTTCGCGAGTTGGAGATCATCGGCCTCATCGCGATCCAACCGTTCTTCGGCGGAGAAGAGCGAACGGAATCGGATATCAGACTGATAAAAGCTCCATTGTCGACGATTGACCGCACGGACTGGTACTGGAAGGCTTTTTTACCGGAAGGATTTGACAGAGACCACCCGTCGGTGAACATTTTCGGTCCAAAATCAGTGGATATATCGAAGGTGAGGTTTCCAGCGATTAAAGTGTTGGTTGGAGGATTAGATCCATTAATCGATTGGCAAAAGAGATACTACGAAGGATTGAAGAAATCAGGTAAGGAAGCTTACTTAACTGAATATCCAAATGCGTTTCACAGCTTTT
Protein-coding sequences here:
- the LOC111786625 gene encoding probable carboxylesterase 18 isoform X3 → MSDALSALRLPWKVKMMLTAIAVGTDICCRSDVSVNRFLANLMDFKSPPLKKPKNGVKSFDVTVDASRNLWFRLYAPTSESTSESLPLIVYFHGGGFVYMAPDSKLLDDFCQSLAREIHAVVISVNYRLAPEHRCPCQYEDGFDVLKFIDGDGSSFEGLPANVDLKRCFVAGDSAGGNIAHHMILKSGDHEFRELEIIGLIAIQPFFGGEERTESDIRLIKAPLSTIDRTDWYWKAFLPEGFDRDHPSVNIFGPKSVDISKLLRFSRVTRMVRVHQGRRGFHSSAVLEEKQLKESESQIDREERQD
- the LOC111786625 gene encoding probable carboxylesterase 18 isoform X2; translated protein: MSDALSALRLPWKVKMMLTAIAVGTDICCRSDVSVNRFLANLMDFKSPPLKKPKNGVKSFDVTVDASRNLWFRLYAPTSESTSESLPLIVYFHGGGFVYMAPDSKLLDDFCQSLAREIHAVVISVNYRLAPEHRCPCQYEDGFDVLKFIDGDGSSFEGLPANVDLKRCFVAGDSAGGNIAHHMILKSGDHEFRELEIIGLIAIQPFFGGEERTESDIRLIKAPLSTIDRTDWYWKAFLPEGFDRDHPSVNIFGPKSVDISKVRFPAIKVLVGGLDPLIDWQKRYYEGLKKSAFTVFQSYQNGPSSSRTSRIS
- the LOC111786625 gene encoding probable carboxylesterase 18 isoform X1, producing MSDALSALRLPWKVKMMLTAIAVGTDICCRSDVSVNRFLANLMDFKSPPLKKPKNGVKSFDVTVDASRNLWFRLYAPTSESTSESLPLIVYFHGGGFVYMAPDSKLLDDFCQSLAREIHAVVISVNYRLAPEHRCPCQYEDGFDVLKFIDGDGSSFEGLPANVDLKRCFVAGDSAGGNIAHHMILKSGDHEFRELEIIGLIAIQPFFGGEERTESDIRLIKAPLSTIDRTDWYWKAFLPEGFDRDHPSVNIFGPKSVDISKVRFPAIKVLVGGLDPLIDWQKRYYEGLKKSGKEAYLTEYPNAFHSFYGFPELPEWSEFIKDVADFIAAQCSKKSS